The Christiangramia flava JLT2011 genome has a segment encoding these proteins:
- a CDS encoding sensor histidine kinase: protein MSLSFKNRIALHYMIATAIIMAVAFTAVYFVVKGVVYQNIDHDLSFEAEKHTGEMKVVGDSIKIKNKKEWEEKEHREVQVNPVFIQVLDKNGTFMDKSPNLKENELEFHPQSNYGGHYNEILNNKPIRQVQLPIEENGKIKGFIVAAMSLEASQMVLLNLRNILLLVYLLLLASLYFISKYIAGRSIIPVKNVTKTTKRITRNNLNERVALPQNKDELFDLSSGINDLLQRIENAMERERQFTSDASHELRTPLATLKGTLEVLVRKPRERGEYEEKIKFSLTEIDRMTATLEQLLLLARLDTSSKAADETSVPLATVIDEILSRHKKQLSEKKLSINFKNEIENETLVPQYFSNLILENIISNAVKYAKDATNIYILITLLDANIICKVRDEGIGIKKEDLDNVFNNFFRSDALNHKNIAGNGLGLSIAKKAADAINAKIEVASDFGQGTTFTIIF from the coding sequence ATGAGTTTAAGTTTTAAGAACAGAATAGCATTACATTATATGATTGCCACGGCAATCATTATGGCTGTGGCATTTACAGCTGTCTATTTTGTGGTCAAAGGTGTGGTGTATCAAAATATAGACCACGACCTTTCTTTTGAAGCGGAAAAGCATACCGGAGAAATGAAAGTCGTTGGAGATAGCATCAAAATAAAAAACAAAAAAGAGTGGGAAGAAAAAGAACATAGAGAAGTTCAGGTAAATCCTGTTTTTATCCAAGTATTGGATAAGAATGGGACCTTTATGGATAAATCGCCAAACCTTAAAGAAAACGAGCTCGAATTTCATCCACAATCTAACTATGGTGGACATTACAATGAAATTTTAAATAACAAACCCATTAGACAAGTTCAATTACCCATAGAGGAAAATGGAAAAATAAAAGGTTTTATAGTAGCTGCAATGTCTTTAGAAGCGTCACAAATGGTACTGCTTAATCTAAGAAATATTTTGCTGTTAGTGTATTTACTTCTTTTAGCGAGTCTCTATTTTATATCAAAATATATTGCAGGAAGAAGTATCATACCTGTTAAAAACGTAACCAAAACAACCAAAAGAATTACACGGAACAACTTAAACGAGCGCGTTGCATTGCCCCAAAATAAAGATGAACTTTTTGATTTGTCTTCCGGAATTAATGATTTGTTACAACGTATCGAAAATGCAATGGAAAGAGAGCGTCAGTTTACGTCAGACGCTTCGCACGAATTACGTACACCTTTGGCAACTTTAAAAGGCACATTAGAGGTGTTGGTTCGCAAGCCAAGGGAACGAGGTGAATATGAAGAGAAAATCAAATTCAGTCTTACAGAAATAGACCGAATGACTGCGACATTAGAGCAATTGTTATTGTTGGCAAGACTGGATACAAGTTCAAAAGCTGCTGATGAAACTTCGGTGCCTCTGGCAACCGTCATTGATGAAATCCTTTCAAGACACAAAAAGCAACTATCAGAAAAGAAGCTTTCAATAAATTTTAAAAATGAAATTGAAAATGAAACTTTAGTACCTCAATATTTTAGCAATTTAATATTGGAAAATATTATTAGTAATGCCGTAAAATATGCCAAAGATGCTACTAATATCTATATTTTAATAACCCTATTAGATGCTAACATAATCTGCAAAGTTCGAGATGAAGGCATCGGTATCAAAAAAGAAGATTTGGATAATGTGTTCAATAATTTCTTCAGGTCTGATGCGCTCAATCATAAAAATATTGCAGGTAATGGTTTGGGGCTTTCTATAGCAAAAAAGGCTGCAGATGCTATTAATGCTAAGATTGAAGTAGCAAGCGACTTTGGGCAAGGGACAACTTTCACTATTATCTTTTAA
- a CDS encoding response regulator transcription factor, whose amino-acid sequence MRILIVEDEPGIFNFLKQGLEEESYAVDIAEEGKKGLELALTGEYDLLLLDWMVPGISGIEICRQFRKEFQETPVIFLTAKDTLDETIFGLQSGANDYIKKPFHFEELLERIKVQLRPKTGEHSIFKIGTITLNTSTYQVFKGDEEISLTQKEFALLEHLIRNKGMVCRRSRIIESVWDIHFDYNTGVIDVFINALRKKLKLGKDENYIQTVRGVGYIAKEI is encoded by the coding sequence ATGAGAATTTTAATAGTAGAAGACGAACCAGGTATCTTTAACTTCCTCAAACAAGGCCTTGAGGAAGAATCCTATGCTGTGGATATAGCCGAAGAAGGCAAAAAAGGTCTTGAACTGGCACTTACTGGAGAATACGACCTTTTATTACTGGATTGGATGGTACCAGGTATTAGCGGTATCGAAATCTGTCGCCAATTCAGAAAGGAGTTCCAAGAAACACCCGTTATTTTTTTAACAGCCAAAGACACTCTTGATGAAACCATTTTTGGTCTTCAATCTGGCGCTAATGACTACATAAAAAAGCCGTTTCATTTTGAAGAACTATTAGAACGCATCAAGGTGCAACTACGCCCCAAAACAGGGGAACATTCCATTTTTAAAATTGGTACTATTACTTTAAATACTTCAACCTATCAAGTGTTTAAAGGTGATGAAGAAATAAGCTTAACGCAAAAAGAATTTGCATTATTGGAACATTTGATACGCAATAAGGGAATGGTGTGCAGAAGGTCTCGGATTATAGAAAGTGTCTGGGATATCCATTTCGATTATAATACAGGTGTTATTGATGTATTTATCAATGCACTTCGTAAGAAACTGAAGTTAGGAAAAGATGAGAATTACATTCAGACGGTTAGAGGTGTGGGTTATATTGCAAAGGAAATATGA
- a CDS encoding CusA/CzcA family heavy metal efflux RND transporter, translating to MLERIIQYSIHHKLIVLLFTAGIVGFGFYSLSNIPIGAVPDVTNNQVQVITTSRNLATEDVEKFLTYPVELEMANLPGVKEIRSVSKFGLSVVTVVFDDEMGTYLPRQLIAEKIKSAEEKIPAGFGKPFMGPVSTGLGEIYQYVIDVDAKYKDQYSLSDVRTIQDWVVKRQLSGIPGVVEVNTWGGYLKTYEVAVNPERLRAMDVSIFDVFTALEKNNSVAGGGYIEKINESYFIRGEGLVTSVKDIEDIVVTSKGQVPVYVRDVANVGFGHANRFGAITGNGEGEKVLGQVMMLKDANSNAVIEAVKERVAEIQASLPTGISINPFLERSELIAKTTSTIAENLILGCLIVIFVVVLLLGNLRSGLVVASVIPLCLLFALSLMYIFGVDANLMSLGAIDFGIIIDGAVIIVEFIAFKITSQRAKLLALPKGERQGLIDDITYQGASKMMNSAVFGQLIIIIVFIPILSLVNVEGKMFRPMALVFCFALIGAMVLCFTYIPVMASMFIKPSNTEKKTISSRLISFLGNKYQPIITRALRKKKLVLAMAVGLLIFTGFLFTRMGGEFVPTLDEGDFVIQPVLKTGMSLSKTIEATTKIEKILKQFPEVEQVVSRIGAAEVPTDPMSMEESDVIIKLKPKGEWTSAESKDELADKFKEALSNEIAGVDFEFTQPIEMRFNELITGVRADLAIKVFGEDLDVLYRKALEIEKAIQNVEGAADISVEKTAGLPQMSVKYNRQKIAKYGLNIEDLNKVVTMGFAGMPAGNVFEGEKQFDLVLRFDDTHRKDIQNIETASVSLPNGTKLPLSEFATISYTKGPAKISRDNTKRRIVVGVNVRNRDLESVVRDVQAIIEREVKIPTGYSISYGGQFENLRTATARLKVAVPIALILIFILLYFAFDSVKEALMIYSAIPLSAIGGVMLLYIRDLPFSISAGVGFIALFGIAVLNGIVLIEEFKELKAHGVNNINKRILMGTKNRLRPVLLTAAAAALGFLPMAISTSAGAEVQRPLATVVVGGLITATALTLVVLPILYAIFDRKGHHPKKKTKVNLKALSIVLLFFLPFFGQAQQQPMSAEQVVQLAMENNNSLQASAKKVNQSEQLVGSAFNLDKTQVYYSYDQNNIAENGLPLRVFGVSQSLQFPTIYGAQRKVEKQKVALTTQQFKLNERALTKEVYKAYYEVVYSNSLVKQYTYLDSLYGQFAKAATKRYEVGETNLLEKLTAETKQKEIAIALAQARENVSKAYTMLNQWVQSDSLITVAEDELPRLTLKALNITEHPGMLYYDSAEKLAASSLSLERQKLLPDINLSVFQGTNNGVNARNYNGFQVGLAVPLWFGANKSKINAAKTETMIVANEFENYKIQLQSKYDGLHSDLKKYQETVDYYENTGRALSKELTTTASKAFQSGEIDFLQYVQLLESAKNIEINYLQNLMQYNNTVLELNYLTN from the coding sequence ATGTTAGAACGCATTATCCAGTACAGTATTCATCACAAACTTATTGTACTATTATTTACTGCCGGAATCGTGGGATTTGGCTTTTATTCCCTATCAAATATCCCTATTGGAGCAGTTCCCGATGTAACCAACAACCAAGTACAGGTTATTACAACTTCCAGAAATTTAGCTACCGAAGATGTTGAGAAATTCTTGACCTATCCCGTAGAACTGGAAATGGCAAATTTGCCTGGAGTGAAGGAAATCCGTTCGGTTTCAAAATTCGGGCTATCGGTTGTTACCGTGGTGTTTGATGATGAAATGGGCACCTATTTACCACGACAACTTATAGCAGAGAAAATAAAAAGTGCTGAAGAAAAAATTCCGGCAGGCTTTGGTAAGCCGTTTATGGGGCCAGTCTCTACAGGTCTTGGAGAAATTTATCAATATGTAATCGACGTTGATGCCAAATATAAAGACCAATATTCACTATCAGATGTGCGTACCATTCAAGATTGGGTTGTAAAACGTCAGCTTTCCGGAATCCCAGGAGTTGTTGAAGTAAATACTTGGGGCGGCTACTTAAAAACCTATGAAGTTGCTGTAAACCCTGAGCGACTTCGTGCTATGGATGTTTCAATTTTTGATGTGTTTACCGCTCTCGAAAAAAACAACAGTGTTGCTGGAGGTGGTTATATCGAAAAGATTAATGAAAGTTATTTTATAAGAGGAGAAGGTTTAGTAACCTCAGTAAAAGACATAGAAGATATTGTTGTAACGAGTAAAGGCCAAGTGCCTGTATATGTTAGAGATGTTGCCAATGTAGGATTTGGTCACGCCAATCGTTTTGGAGCAATTACAGGAAATGGAGAAGGCGAAAAAGTACTCGGGCAAGTAATGATGCTTAAAGATGCCAATTCAAATGCGGTTATTGAAGCTGTCAAAGAGCGTGTAGCAGAAATTCAAGCGTCGTTACCGACTGGAATTTCAATCAACCCATTTTTAGAACGTAGCGAGCTTATAGCCAAAACAACATCTACCATTGCCGAAAACCTCATTTTAGGATGTCTCATCGTAATCTTTGTAGTGGTATTACTTTTAGGAAATTTACGTTCTGGTTTGGTTGTAGCTTCGGTTATTCCGTTGTGTTTATTGTTTGCACTTTCGCTAATGTACATTTTTGGAGTGGATGCTAACTTAATGAGTTTGGGAGCTATCGACTTTGGTATTATCATCGACGGAGCGGTCATCATCGTAGAATTTATCGCCTTTAAAATCACTAGCCAGCGTGCCAAATTATTAGCACTTCCTAAAGGAGAAAGGCAAGGACTGATTGATGATATCACCTACCAAGGTGCTTCAAAAATGATGAATTCTGCGGTGTTTGGGCAATTAATCATCATCATCGTTTTCATACCGATTCTGTCTTTGGTAAATGTAGAAGGAAAAATGTTTCGCCCAATGGCATTGGTATTCTGCTTCGCACTTATTGGGGCTATGGTACTTTGCTTTACTTACATTCCTGTAATGGCTTCAATGTTCATAAAACCATCAAACACAGAAAAGAAAACCATATCGTCAAGATTGATTTCCTTTTTAGGAAATAAATACCAACCAATTATTACCAGGGCTTTGCGCAAAAAGAAATTAGTATTAGCAATGGCTGTGGGCTTGCTAATCTTCACAGGTTTTCTATTTACCAGAATGGGTGGTGAATTTGTGCCAACCTTAGATGAAGGTGATTTTGTGATTCAACCAGTTTTAAAAACAGGAATGTCTTTAAGTAAGACAATTGAAGCTACTACCAAAATAGAAAAAATACTAAAGCAATTCCCTGAAGTTGAACAGGTGGTAAGTAGAATTGGTGCTGCCGAAGTGCCAACAGACCCAATGTCTATGGAAGAAAGTGATGTGATTATAAAATTGAAACCTAAAGGCGAATGGACATCTGCCGAGTCTAAAGACGAATTGGCAGATAAATTTAAAGAAGCCTTATCCAACGAAATTGCAGGTGTGGATTTTGAATTTACCCAGCCTATTGAAATGCGATTTAATGAATTGATTACAGGAGTAAGAGCAGATTTGGCCATAAAGGTTTTTGGTGAAGATTTAGATGTACTCTACAGAAAAGCACTAGAGATAGAAAAGGCGATTCAAAATGTGGAAGGAGCTGCAGATATTTCTGTAGAAAAAACGGCAGGTCTGCCACAAATGTCTGTAAAGTACAACCGTCAGAAAATCGCTAAATATGGATTGAATATCGAGGATCTAAATAAGGTTGTTACAATGGGATTTGCAGGAATGCCGGCGGGAAATGTGTTTGAGGGGGAAAAGCAGTTCGATTTAGTGCTTCGCTTTGACGATACCCATAGAAAAGACATCCAAAATATAGAAACAGCTTCGGTGTCATTACCTAATGGCACAAAATTGCCATTGAGTGAATTTGCCACCATATCCTATACCAAAGGGCCTGCAAAAATCTCTAGGGATAATACCAAACGACGCATCGTGGTAGGTGTAAATGTGAGGAACAGGGATTTAGAATCGGTGGTAAGAGATGTGCAAGCCATCATTGAAAGAGAGGTTAAGATACCAACAGGATATTCTATAAGCTACGGCGGACAATTCGAAAATTTAAGAACAGCAACGGCACGATTAAAAGTAGCTGTACCAATTGCGTTAATACTGATTTTTATCTTGCTATACTTCGCTTTCGATTCTGTAAAGGAAGCCTTGATGATTTACAGTGCCATCCCATTATCCGCCATTGGTGGCGTCATGTTACTTTACATTCGGGATTTACCGTTCAGTATTTCGGCAGGTGTTGGTTTTATAGCCCTTTTCGGTATTGCAGTACTAAACGGTATTGTACTGATTGAAGAATTTAAGGAGTTAAAAGCACACGGTGTTAACAATATCAATAAGCGAATATTAATGGGAACTAAGAATAGATTACGCCCAGTATTACTGACAGCAGCAGCAGCAGCTTTAGGGTTTTTACCTATGGCAATTTCAACATCTGCTGGTGCCGAAGTGCAACGACCACTAGCCACTGTGGTGGTAGGTGGCTTAATAACTGCCACTGCTCTAACGCTGGTAGTACTGCCTATCTTATATGCCATATTTGATAGAAAAGGGCATCATCCTAAAAAGAAAACCAAAGTGAACTTAAAAGCGTTGAGTATAGTGCTTTTGTTCTTTTTGCCATTTTTTGGTCAAGCACAGCAGCAACCTATGAGTGCTGAACAAGTGGTGCAATTGGCTATGGAAAATAACAATTCCCTTCAGGCATCAGCTAAAAAAGTCAATCAGTCAGAACAATTGGTAGGCAGTGCTTTTAATTTGGATAAAACACAGGTGTACTATAGCTATGACCAAAACAATATTGCGGAGAATGGCTTGCCTTTAAGAGTTTTTGGTGTGAGTCAATCACTTCAATTTCCAACAATTTATGGTGCGCAACGCAAAGTTGAAAAACAAAAAGTGGCTTTGACCACACAGCAATTTAAACTTAATGAAAGAGCCTTGACCAAAGAAGTTTATAAAGCCTATTATGAAGTGGTTTACAGCAATAGTCTGGTGAAACAATATACCTATCTCGATAGTTTGTATGGTCAATTTGCCAAAGCCGCCACAAAAAGATATGAGGTTGGCGAAACCAATCTATTGGAAAAGCTAACGGCAGAAACCAAACAAAAAGAAATAGCCATTGCACTTGCACAAGCACGAGAGAATGTTTCAAAAGCGTACACAATGCTCAATCAATGGGTACAAAGTGATTCCTTAATTACGGTTGCTGAAGATGAATTACCAAGACTTACATTAAAAGCACTGAATATCACAGAGCATCCCGGGATGTTGTATTATGATTCAGCAGAAAAATTAGCAGCATCCTCACTTTCTTTAGAACGGCAAAAACTGTTGCCAGATATAAATTTATCTGTATTTCAAGGAACAAACAATGGTGTAAACGCGAGAAATTATAACGGATTTCAGGTGGGTTTAGCTGTACCACTATGGTTTGGTGCAAACAAGTCCAAAATCAATGCAGCAAAAACGGAAACAATGATTGTAGCCAACGAATTTGAGAATTATAAAATACAACTACAATCAAAATATGATGGTTTACATTCTGATTTAAAAAAATACCAAGAAACTGTCGATTATTATGAAAATACAGGACGAGCGCTTTCTAAAGAATTAACAACAACCGCTTCAAAAGCATTTCAAAGTGGCGAGATAGATTTCTTGCAATATGTACAGCTTTTGGAGAGTGCAAAAAATATCGAAATCAACTATTTACAAAATCTAATGCAGTATAACAATACCGTTTTAGAGTTAAACTATTTAACCAATTAA